From one Xiphias gladius isolate SHS-SW01 ecotype Sanya breed wild chromosome 12, ASM1685928v1, whole genome shotgun sequence genomic stretch:
- the col4a5 gene encoding collagen alpha-5(IV) chain isoform X2 produces the protein MNKDPRSLRQLAVPLLFLALCVAVQRSDSAACHGCVGSKCDCSGVKGTKGERGFPGLTGQPGVPGFPGPEGPIGPRGEKGSDGPQGPSGPKGIRGPNGLPGFPGTPGLPGLPGQDGPPGPRGVPGCNGTKGERGFSGSPGIPGQQGLPGPPGLPGAKGDPGDVISTNRFGEKGAVGLPGLPGVPGTPGPPGLQGPLGPPGPRGYEGRPGPPGPPGPKGNMGLNFQGPKGEKGEPGLPGPPGPPGQVGEQKRPPETEIQRGDKGDPGLPGPPGDPGYPGPPGPSGGQKGDKGEPGESGKRGKPGKDGDPGPPGFPGIKGDAGLPGPPGRDGERGLKGDRGYPGPPGLVIGGQAGGRVGPKGEPGYPGAPGLKGDRGPTGLTGPPGAPGRPAIGGSGQPGSPGFPGERGQKGDSGAPGVSLPGPPGRPGSSGLQGPQGPPGPPGFSSAGQNCIPGEPGRPGVQGERGYSGQTGQKGEKGETCVNCFGGTSAVQGPPGPPGQPGFPGPPGSLGIKGDRGFPGTPGSVGASGIPGPQGAPGFPGQKGDPGDAITVSGIRGEKGDSGFPGPPGLPGLDGRPGRDGQPGAPGSKGAPGSLLVKGERGTPGEPGAPGIPGDRGPPGSPGFGPQGPSGEKGIQGVSGRPGAPGAPGTKGEPGLTVAEKGLPGPRGQDGEPGLPGAPGSPGQPGQPGFPGLPGGKGDPGLPGIGLPGPPGAKGFPGIPGQPGAPGGPGRPGVDGLPGQPGLSGPKGEPGFGLPGPPGLPGVPGSKGFPGPKGDPGFPGSSGSPGRSGFDGVPGPKGEPGTPGTPGGRGPPGPPSLGSLGPPGPPGPPGLMGPPGFPGSNGEKGDPGPPGLDIPGLPGDRGSPGFPGSPGSIGPPGPPGGPGRDGLPGLPGQKGDMGPMGSPGPSGGPGGPGGPGAPGLKGEPGFPGRDGGPGGPGNKGERGDPGVQGPPGTSLPPAVVKGAKGDSGLPGAPGFPGQKGIPGLPGDPGLSGSDGRPGLPGPPGPKGDSGIPGGPGGSGAPGQKGSMGEMGFPGPAGQKGLPGQPGRPGSPGQSGAPGFPGAKGDPGSTGVGPPGQPGQKGDPGQPGFPGNSGLKGTSGSPGLPGLPGGPGVKGDPGLPGFQGSPGIPGPKGLDGGPGAPGLTGAPGRPGEPGRPGASGLPGDKGQAGRDGIPGPAGVKGEPGLPGFGGPGPAGLPGLPGAKGDPGLPGPSGSPGFPGSKGEAGFPGAPGTPGNNGPPGPPGLALQGPKGLQGPPGPPGRAGPAGPPGPSGPEGPRGPPGSGGIKGEKGISGAPGQPGFLGQKGESGVPGFPGPSGLPGAPGIKGDIGLPGVPGFPGPKGDSGLPGGNGLPGDPGDIGLTGPPGDPGIPPAPIVVKGERGPPGPQGQPGSRGSAGSPGRDGLPGQPGSPGDPGSEGPPGFSGPPGRKGDNGPAGQPGQRGYPGPPGSDGPQGPPGLPGTASVAHGFLITRHSQAQEVPICPDGTNPIYDGYSLLYVQGNERAHGQDLGTAGSCLRRFSTMPFMFCNINNVCNFASRNDYSYWLSTPEPMPMSMAPITGESIKPYISRCSVCEAPAMVIAVHSQTIQIPSCPSNWEALWIGYSFMMHTSAGAEGSGQALASPGSCLEEFRSAPFIECHGRGTCNYYGNSYSFWLATVEPTEMFRKPQSETLKAGNLRTRVSRCVVCMKRT, from the exons GGTGAAAGGGGTTTCTCAGGAAGTCCAGGAATCCCCGGACAGCAAGGACTACCG GGTCCACCTGGTCTGCCCGGAGCAAAG GGAGACCCAGGTGATGTGATCTCCACCAATCGTTTCGGAGAGAAAGGAGCGGTGGGCTTGCCCGGATTGCCGGGAGTTCCT GGCACTCCCGGTCCCCCCGGTTTGCAAGGTCCGCTCGGCCCTCCAGGACCCAGAGGCTATGAG ggtCGTCCAGGTCCTCCGGGTCCTCCTGGACCTAAG GGAAACATGGGTTTGAACTTCCAAGGACCCAAAGGAGAGAAG GGTGAGCCAGGTTTGCCGGGACCTCCGGGTCCTCCAGGACAGGTGGGAGAACAGAAGAGGCCACCTGAGACGGAGATTCAGAGAGGAGACAAG GGTGACCCAGGACTTCCTGGCCCCCCAGGTGATCCAGGCTACCCAGGACCTCCT GGTCCCTCGGGTGGCCAGAAAGGAGACAAGGGCGAACCAGGAGAGTCAGGCAAACGA GGCAAACCAGGCAAAGACGGCGACCCCGGTCCTCCGGGCTTCCCC GGAATCAAAGGAGATGCAGGCTTGCCAGGTCCTCCAGgcagggatggagagaga gGTCTGAAAGGAGATCGTGGATACCCAGGCCCACCAGGACTG GTGATTGGTGGACAGGCAGGAGGCCGGGTCGGCCCCAAAGGTGAGCCCGGGTACCCCGGAGCACCTGGGCTCAAAGGAGATCGAGGACCGAcag GTTTAACAGGACCTCCGGGAGCACCGGGACGTCCAGCCATCGGTGGTAGTGGTCAGCCTGGATCTCCAGGCTTCCCAGGAGAGAGAGGTCAGAAGGGAGACTCTGGTGCTCCAGGGGTCTCTTTGCCAGGTCCCCCAGGACGTCCAGGATCTTCTGGTCTCCAGGGACCACAAGGGCCCCCTGGACCTCCAGGTTTTTCCAGTGCAGGACAAAACTGTATCCCTGGAGAGCCTGGGCGTCCCGGcgtgcagggagagagaggttaCTCGGGACAAACGGGCCAGAAAG GTGAGAAGGGCGAAACCTGCGTGAACTGCTTTGGTGGCACCAGTGCCGTCCAAGGACCCCCAGGACCTCCTGGACAGCCTGGATTCCCCG GACCTCCTGGCAGCCTGGGAATCAAAGGAGACAGAGGGTTTCCAGGAACACCTGGTTCCGTTGGCGCCTCT GGCATCCCCGGTCCTCAAGGAGCTCCAGGATTCCCCGGACAGAAGGGTGACCCAGGCGATGCCATCACAGTCAGTGGTATAAGGGGAGAGAAGGGTGACAGTGGCTTTCCTGGACCACCCGGTCTGCCTGGTCTGGACGGTCGACCCGGTCGTGATGGGCAGCCTGGTGCTCCTGGGTCCAAAGGAGCTCCT GGCTCTCTGCTGGTGAAAGGAGAACGAGGAACCCCCGGTGAGCCAGGTGCCCCTGGTATTCCAGGGGACAGAGGTCCCCCAGGTTCCCCCGGCTTTGGACCTCAAGGGCCTTCAGGAGAGAAGGGTATTCAGGGCGTCTCAGGAAGACCTGGAGCTCCTGGCGCACCTG GTACTAAAGGTGAACCAGGCCTGACGGTGGCAGAGAAAGGCCTACCAGGACCCAGAGGACAGGATGGCGAGCCTGGACTGCCCGGTGCACCAG gTAGCCCAGGTCAACCCGGACAGCCTGGTTTCCCGGGTTTACCAGGAGGGAAGGGTGACCCTGGACTCCCAGGCATTGGACTCCCTGGACCCCCAGGAGCTAAAG gATTCCCAGGTATTCCTGGCCAGCCAGGAGCTCCTGGAGGACCAGGCAGACCAGGCGTTGATGGACTCCCCGGCCAGCCTGGACTTTCCGGACCCAAG ggtGAACCTGGCTTTGGACTTCCTGGCCCACCTGGTTTACCCGGTGTACCTGGATCTAAAGGCTTCCCCGGACCAAAGGGAGATCCTGGTTTCCCTGGCAGCTCTGGTTCACCAGGACGATCTGGATTCGATGGCGTCCCAGGACCCAAAG GTGAGCCTGGTACACCTGGTACCCCTGGAGGTCGTGGCCCACCTGGACCCCCCTCCCTTGGCTCATTGGGGCCCCCAGGCCCCCCGGGACCTCCAGGCCTAATGGGACCACCAG GATTCCCTGGATCaaatggagagaaaggagacCCCGGCCCTCCAGGTCTAGACATCCCAGGTCTGCCAGGAGACAGAGGAAGTCCTGGTTTCCCAGGTTCCCCAGGATCAATCGGACCCCCAGGACCTCCTGGAGGACCTGGACGGGATGGCCTGCCTGGACTGCCAG GTCAGAAAGGAGACATGGGTCCCATGGGATCTCCAGGACCTTCTGGAGGACCGGGAGGCCCAGGAGGACCTGGCGCGCCTGGGCTAAAAG GTGAACCCGGATTCCCAGGTAGAGATGGTGGACCCGGGGGTCCTGGCAATAAAGGAGAGAGGGGTGACCCAGGTGTCCAGGGACCCCCAGGAACCTCCCTCCCGCCAGCAGTTGTAAAGGGAGCCAAAGGAGATTCAGGACTACCAG GTGCACCAGGTTTTCCAGGTCAGAAAGGCATCCCCGGTCTCCCCGGGGACCCAGGACTGTCAGGATCAGATGGTCGCCCTGGACTCCCCGGACCACCAG GTCCTAAGGGAGATTCTGGCATCCCAGGAGGCCCAGGTGGTTCTGGAGCTCCAGGTCAAAAAGGCAGCATGGGAGAAATGGGATTTCCAG GACCAGCAGGGCAGAAGGGTCTACCAGGTCAGCCAGGGCGGCCAGGATCCCCGGGGCAGTCAGGAGCACCTGGTTTCCCCGGAGCCAAGGGTGATCCAGGTTCTACTGGAGTCGGACCACCTGGACAACCTGGACAAAAG GGTGACCCAGGACAGCCAGGGTTCCCAGGAAATTCAGGACTCAAAGGAACTTCGGGATCACCTGGTCTGCCAGGTTTACCTGGAGGACCAGGCGTCAAAGGCGACCCCGGCCTCCCAGGATTCCAAG GTTCTCCTGGTATCCCAGGTCCTAAGGGTCTCGATGGTGGGCCCGGTGCCCCAGGTCTCACTGGAGCTCCCGGTAGACCAGGAGAGCCTGGACGACCAGGAGCATCAGGGTTGCCAGGAGATAAGGGTCAGGCTGGTCGGGATGGGATCCCAGGACCGGCTGGAGTCAAAGGAGAGCCAG GGCTTCCTGGTTTCGGTGGCCCTGGTCCTGCTGGGCTTCCAGGGTTGCCAG GTGCTAAGGGAGACCCAGGTCTTCCCGGTCCCTCTGGCAGTCCTGGTTTCCCTGGCTCTAAAGGAGAGGCTGGCTTCCCTggtgcccctggtactccagGAAACAACGGCCCTCCCGGGCCTCCAGGACTGGCTCTGCAGGGCCCTAAAGGACTCCAAGGTCCCCCTGGACCACCTGGACGAGCAG GTCCCGCAG GTCCTCCAG GTCCGAGTGGCCCAGAGGGTCCCCGTGGCCCCCCAGGAAGTGGCGGCATTAAGGGAGAGAAGGGCATTTCCGGTGCTCCTGGCCAGCCCGGTTTCCTCGGACAGAAGGGAGAGTCTGGTGTTCCAGGATTCCCG GGTCCCTCTGGTCTTCCCGGAGCCCCTGGTATAAAGGGAGACATTGGTCTGCCTGGCGTTCCCGGATTCCCTG GACCAAAGGGAGACTCTGGACTCCCTGGTGGCAATGGTCTTCCTGGAGATCCTGGAGATATTGGACTTACTG GCCCTCCTGGTGACCCCGGTATACCTCCGGCTCCTATCGTGGTGAAGGGAGAGCGAGGACCCCCCGGTCCTCAGGGGCAGCCTGGTAGTCGGGGATCAGCTGGTTCTCCTGGACGTGATGGACTCCCAG GTCAACCTGGTAGCCCTGGAGATCCTGGTTCAGAGGGTCCCCCTGGCTTCAGCGGCCCGCCTGGCAGGAAGGGAGACAACGGACCCGCTGGCCAGCCTG GTCAGCGTGGCTACCCTGGTCCCCCTGGTTCAGACGGTCCACAGGGTCCTCCTGGTCTTCCAGGAACAGCCTCTGTAGCCCATGGCTTCCTCATTACCCGACACAGCCAGGCTCAGGAGGTGCCCATCTGTCCCGATGGAACAAACCCCATCTACGACGGCTACTCCCTGCTGTACGTGCAGGGCAACGAGAGGGCACATGGACAGGACCTTG GAACAGCTGGCAGCTGTCTGCGCAGGTTCAGCACCATGCCCTTCATGTTCTGCAACATCAACAACGTCTGCAACTTCGCCTCCCGCAACGACTACTCCTACTGGCTGTCCACTCCCGAGCCCATGCCCATGTCCATGGCCCCCATCACTGGAGAGAGCATCAAGCCTTACATTAGCAG GTGTTCAGTGTGTGAAGCTCCAGCCATGGTGATTGCAGTCCATAGTCAGACCATCCAGATTCCTTCGTGCCCTTCGAACTGGGAGGCTCTGTGGATAGGATACTCCTTCATGATG CACACCAGCGCAGGAGCAGAGGGCTCCGGTCAGGCCCTGGCCTCCCCTGGCTCCTGCCTGGAGGAGTTCCGCAGCGCTCCCTTCATAGAGTGCCACGGCAGGGGGACATGCAACTACTATGGCAACTCCTACAGCTTCTGGCTGGCCACTGTGGAACCCACTGAGATGTTCAG GAAGCCCCAGTCGGAGACTCTCAAGGCGGGTAACCTACGGACACGCGTCAGCCGTTGCGTGGTCTGCATGAAGAGGACGTAA
- the col4a5 gene encoding collagen alpha-5(IV) chain isoform X4 yields the protein MNKDPRSLRQLAVPLLFLALCVAVQRSDSAACHGCVGSKCDCSGVKGTKGERGFPGLTGQPGVPGFPGPEGPIGPRGEKGSDGPQGPSGPKGIRGPNGLPGFPGTPGLPGLPGQDGPPGPRGVPGCNGTKGERGFSGSPGIPGQQGLPGPPGLPGAKGDPGDVISTNRFGEKGAVGLPGLPGVPGTPGPPGLQGPLGPPGPRGYEGRPGPPGPPGPKGNMGLNFQGPKGEKGEPGLPGPPGPPGQVGEQKRPPETEIQRGDKGDPGLPGPPGDPGYPGPPGPSGGQKGDKGEPGESGKRGKPGKDGDPGPPGFPGIKGDAGLPGPPGRDGERGLKGDRGYPGPPGLVIGGQAGGRVGPKGEPGYPGAPGLKGDRGPTGLTGPPGAPGRPAIGGSGQPGSPGFPGERGQKGDSGAPGVSLPGPPGRPGSSGLQGPQGPPGPPGFSSAGQNCIPGEPGRPGVQGERGYSGQTGQKGEKGETCVNCFGGTSAVQGPPGPPGQPGFPGPPGSLGIKGDRGFPGTPGSVGASGIPGPQGAPGFPGQKGDPGDAITVSGIRGEKGDSGFPGPPGLPGLDGRPGRDGQPGAPGSKGAPGSLLVKGERGTPGEPGAPGIPGDRGPPGSPGFGPQGPSGEKGIQGVSGRPGAPGAPGTKGEPGLTVAEKGLPGPRGQDGEPGLPGAPGSPGQPGQPGFPGLPGGKGDPGLPGIGLPGPPGAKGFPGIPGQPGAPGGPGRPGVDGLPGQPGLSGPKGEPGFGLPGPPGLPGVPGSKGFPGPKGDPGFPGSSGSPGRSGFDGVPGPKGEPGTPGTPGGRGPPGPPSLGSLGPPGPPGPPGLMGPPGFPGSNGEKGDPGPPGLDIPGLPGDRGSPGFPGSPGSIGPPGPPGGPGRDGLPGLPGQKGDMGPMGSPGPSGGPGGPGGPGAPGLKGEPGFPGRDGGPGGPGNKGERGDPGVQGPPGTSLPPAVVKGAKGDSGLPGAPGFPGQKGIPGLPGDPGLSGSDGRPGLPGPPGPKGDSGIPGGPGGSGAPGQKGSMGEMGFPGPAGQKGLPGQPGRPGSPGQSGAPGFPGAKGDPGSTGVGPPGQPGQKGDPGQPGFPGNSGLKGTSGSPGLPGLPGGPGVKGDPGLPGFQGSPGIPGPKGLDGGPGAPGLTGAPGRPGEPGRPGASGLPGDKGQAGRDGIPGPAGVKGEPGLPGFGGPGPAGLPGLPGAKGDPGLPGPSGSPGFPGSKGEAGFPGAPGTPGNNGPPGPPGLALQGPKGLQGPPGPPGRAGPSGPEGPRGPPGSGGIKGEKGISGAPGQPGFLGQKGESGVPGFPGPSGLPGAPGIKGDIGLPGVPGFPGPKGDSGLPGGNGLPGDPGDIGLTGPPGDPGIPPAPIVVKGERGPPGPQGQPGSRGSAGSPGRDGLPGQPGSPGDPGSEGPPGFSGPPGRKGDNGPAGQPGQRGYPGPPGSDGPQGPPGLPGTASVAHGFLITRHSQAQEVPICPDGTNPIYDGYSLLYVQGNERAHGQDLGTAGSCLRRFSTMPFMFCNINNVCNFASRNDYSYWLSTPEPMPMSMAPITGESIKPYISRCSVCEAPAMVIAVHSQTIQIPSCPSNWEALWIGYSFMMHTSAGAEGSGQALASPGSCLEEFRSAPFIECHGRGTCNYYGNSYSFWLATVEPTEMFRKPQSETLKAGNLRTRVSRCVVCMKRT from the exons GGTGAAAGGGGTTTCTCAGGAAGTCCAGGAATCCCCGGACAGCAAGGACTACCG GGTCCACCTGGTCTGCCCGGAGCAAAG GGAGACCCAGGTGATGTGATCTCCACCAATCGTTTCGGAGAGAAAGGAGCGGTGGGCTTGCCCGGATTGCCGGGAGTTCCT GGCACTCCCGGTCCCCCCGGTTTGCAAGGTCCGCTCGGCCCTCCAGGACCCAGAGGCTATGAG ggtCGTCCAGGTCCTCCGGGTCCTCCTGGACCTAAG GGAAACATGGGTTTGAACTTCCAAGGACCCAAAGGAGAGAAG GGTGAGCCAGGTTTGCCGGGACCTCCGGGTCCTCCAGGACAGGTGGGAGAACAGAAGAGGCCACCTGAGACGGAGATTCAGAGAGGAGACAAG GGTGACCCAGGACTTCCTGGCCCCCCAGGTGATCCAGGCTACCCAGGACCTCCT GGTCCCTCGGGTGGCCAGAAAGGAGACAAGGGCGAACCAGGAGAGTCAGGCAAACGA GGCAAACCAGGCAAAGACGGCGACCCCGGTCCTCCGGGCTTCCCC GGAATCAAAGGAGATGCAGGCTTGCCAGGTCCTCCAGgcagggatggagagaga gGTCTGAAAGGAGATCGTGGATACCCAGGCCCACCAGGACTG GTGATTGGTGGACAGGCAGGAGGCCGGGTCGGCCCCAAAGGTGAGCCCGGGTACCCCGGAGCACCTGGGCTCAAAGGAGATCGAGGACCGAcag GTTTAACAGGACCTCCGGGAGCACCGGGACGTCCAGCCATCGGTGGTAGTGGTCAGCCTGGATCTCCAGGCTTCCCAGGAGAGAGAGGTCAGAAGGGAGACTCTGGTGCTCCAGGGGTCTCTTTGCCAGGTCCCCCAGGACGTCCAGGATCTTCTGGTCTCCAGGGACCACAAGGGCCCCCTGGACCTCCAGGTTTTTCCAGTGCAGGACAAAACTGTATCCCTGGAGAGCCTGGGCGTCCCGGcgtgcagggagagagaggttaCTCGGGACAAACGGGCCAGAAAG GTGAGAAGGGCGAAACCTGCGTGAACTGCTTTGGTGGCACCAGTGCCGTCCAAGGACCCCCAGGACCTCCTGGACAGCCTGGATTCCCCG GACCTCCTGGCAGCCTGGGAATCAAAGGAGACAGAGGGTTTCCAGGAACACCTGGTTCCGTTGGCGCCTCT GGCATCCCCGGTCCTCAAGGAGCTCCAGGATTCCCCGGACAGAAGGGTGACCCAGGCGATGCCATCACAGTCAGTGGTATAAGGGGAGAGAAGGGTGACAGTGGCTTTCCTGGACCACCCGGTCTGCCTGGTCTGGACGGTCGACCCGGTCGTGATGGGCAGCCTGGTGCTCCTGGGTCCAAAGGAGCTCCT GGCTCTCTGCTGGTGAAAGGAGAACGAGGAACCCCCGGTGAGCCAGGTGCCCCTGGTATTCCAGGGGACAGAGGTCCCCCAGGTTCCCCCGGCTTTGGACCTCAAGGGCCTTCAGGAGAGAAGGGTATTCAGGGCGTCTCAGGAAGACCTGGAGCTCCTGGCGCACCTG GTACTAAAGGTGAACCAGGCCTGACGGTGGCAGAGAAAGGCCTACCAGGACCCAGAGGACAGGATGGCGAGCCTGGACTGCCCGGTGCACCAG gTAGCCCAGGTCAACCCGGACAGCCTGGTTTCCCGGGTTTACCAGGAGGGAAGGGTGACCCTGGACTCCCAGGCATTGGACTCCCTGGACCCCCAGGAGCTAAAG gATTCCCAGGTATTCCTGGCCAGCCAGGAGCTCCTGGAGGACCAGGCAGACCAGGCGTTGATGGACTCCCCGGCCAGCCTGGACTTTCCGGACCCAAG ggtGAACCTGGCTTTGGACTTCCTGGCCCACCTGGTTTACCCGGTGTACCTGGATCTAAAGGCTTCCCCGGACCAAAGGGAGATCCTGGTTTCCCTGGCAGCTCTGGTTCACCAGGACGATCTGGATTCGATGGCGTCCCAGGACCCAAAG GTGAGCCTGGTACACCTGGTACCCCTGGAGGTCGTGGCCCACCTGGACCCCCCTCCCTTGGCTCATTGGGGCCCCCAGGCCCCCCGGGACCTCCAGGCCTAATGGGACCACCAG GATTCCCTGGATCaaatggagagaaaggagacCCCGGCCCTCCAGGTCTAGACATCCCAGGTCTGCCAGGAGACAGAGGAAGTCCTGGTTTCCCAGGTTCCCCAGGATCAATCGGACCCCCAGGACCTCCTGGAGGACCTGGACGGGATGGCCTGCCTGGACTGCCAG GTCAGAAAGGAGACATGGGTCCCATGGGATCTCCAGGACCTTCTGGAGGACCGGGAGGCCCAGGAGGACCTGGCGCGCCTGGGCTAAAAG GTGAACCCGGATTCCCAGGTAGAGATGGTGGACCCGGGGGTCCTGGCAATAAAGGAGAGAGGGGTGACCCAGGTGTCCAGGGACCCCCAGGAACCTCCCTCCCGCCAGCAGTTGTAAAGGGAGCCAAAGGAGATTCAGGACTACCAG GTGCACCAGGTTTTCCAGGTCAGAAAGGCATCCCCGGTCTCCCCGGGGACCCAGGACTGTCAGGATCAGATGGTCGCCCTGGACTCCCCGGACCACCAG GTCCTAAGGGAGATTCTGGCATCCCAGGAGGCCCAGGTGGTTCTGGAGCTCCAGGTCAAAAAGGCAGCATGGGAGAAATGGGATTTCCAG GACCAGCAGGGCAGAAGGGTCTACCAGGTCAGCCAGGGCGGCCAGGATCCCCGGGGCAGTCAGGAGCACCTGGTTTCCCCGGAGCCAAGGGTGATCCAGGTTCTACTGGAGTCGGACCACCTGGACAACCTGGACAAAAG GGTGACCCAGGACAGCCAGGGTTCCCAGGAAATTCAGGACTCAAAGGAACTTCGGGATCACCTGGTCTGCCAGGTTTACCTGGAGGACCAGGCGTCAAAGGCGACCCCGGCCTCCCAGGATTCCAAG GTTCTCCTGGTATCCCAGGTCCTAAGGGTCTCGATGGTGGGCCCGGTGCCCCAGGTCTCACTGGAGCTCCCGGTAGACCAGGAGAGCCTGGACGACCAGGAGCATCAGGGTTGCCAGGAGATAAGGGTCAGGCTGGTCGGGATGGGATCCCAGGACCGGCTGGAGTCAAAGGAGAGCCAG GGCTTCCTGGTTTCGGTGGCCCTGGTCCTGCTGGGCTTCCAGGGTTGCCAG GTGCTAAGGGAGACCCAGGTCTTCCCGGTCCCTCTGGCAGTCCTGGTTTCCCTGGCTCTAAAGGAGAGGCTGGCTTCCCTggtgcccctggtactccagGAAACAACGGCCCTCCCGGGCCTCCAGGACTGGCTCTGCAGGGCCCTAAAGGACTCCAAGGTCCCCCTGGACCACCTGGACGAGCAG GTCCGAGTGGCCCAGAGGGTCCCCGTGGCCCCCCAGGAAGTGGCGGCATTAAGGGAGAGAAGGGCATTTCCGGTGCTCCTGGCCAGCCCGGTTTCCTCGGACAGAAGGGAGAGTCTGGTGTTCCAGGATTCCCG GGTCCCTCTGGTCTTCCCGGAGCCCCTGGTATAAAGGGAGACATTGGTCTGCCTGGCGTTCCCGGATTCCCTG GACCAAAGGGAGACTCTGGACTCCCTGGTGGCAATGGTCTTCCTGGAGATCCTGGAGATATTGGACTTACTG GCCCTCCTGGTGACCCCGGTATACCTCCGGCTCCTATCGTGGTGAAGGGAGAGCGAGGACCCCCCGGTCCTCAGGGGCAGCCTGGTAGTCGGGGATCAGCTGGTTCTCCTGGACGTGATGGACTCCCAG GTCAACCTGGTAGCCCTGGAGATCCTGGTTCAGAGGGTCCCCCTGGCTTCAGCGGCCCGCCTGGCAGGAAGGGAGACAACGGACCCGCTGGCCAGCCTG GTCAGCGTGGCTACCCTGGTCCCCCTGGTTCAGACGGTCCACAGGGTCCTCCTGGTCTTCCAGGAACAGCCTCTGTAGCCCATGGCTTCCTCATTACCCGACACAGCCAGGCTCAGGAGGTGCCCATCTGTCCCGATGGAACAAACCCCATCTACGACGGCTACTCCCTGCTGTACGTGCAGGGCAACGAGAGGGCACATGGACAGGACCTTG GAACAGCTGGCAGCTGTCTGCGCAGGTTCAGCACCATGCCCTTCATGTTCTGCAACATCAACAACGTCTGCAACTTCGCCTCCCGCAACGACTACTCCTACTGGCTGTCCACTCCCGAGCCCATGCCCATGTCCATGGCCCCCATCACTGGAGAGAGCATCAAGCCTTACATTAGCAG GTGTTCAGTGTGTGAAGCTCCAGCCATGGTGATTGCAGTCCATAGTCAGACCATCCAGATTCCTTCGTGCCCTTCGAACTGGGAGGCTCTGTGGATAGGATACTCCTTCATGATG CACACCAGCGCAGGAGCAGAGGGCTCCGGTCAGGCCCTGGCCTCCCCTGGCTCCTGCCTGGAGGAGTTCCGCAGCGCTCCCTTCATAGAGTGCCACGGCAGGGGGACATGCAACTACTATGGCAACTCCTACAGCTTCTGGCTGGCCACTGTGGAACCCACTGAGATGTTCAG GAAGCCCCAGTCGGAGACTCTCAAGGCGGGTAACCTACGGACACGCGTCAGCCGTTGCGTGGTCTGCATGAAGAGGACGTAA